A portion of the Candidatus Terasakiella magnetica genome contains these proteins:
- a CDS encoding IS30 family transposase produces LAQEQGRTLISHESIYRFIYHRVAQADYWHRLLPQHKYRRGRLYRGGLSPVKTIKKRNPLGKRPCEANERRVSGHWEADLMLCARYKAVLVLQERVTRYTHAVRQMTKKAEDTLINMMTYFANLPHHMRRSVTFDN; encoded by the coding sequence TTGGCACAGGAACAGGGTCGCACACTCATCTCTCATGAGTCCATCTATCGTTTTATTTATCATCGCGTGGCCCAAGCTGATTATTGGCATCGATTATTACCTCAACATAAATATCGCCGCGGAAGATTATATCGTGGCGGACTTAGCCCTGTAAAAACTATTAAGAAACGCAATCCTTTAGGGAAACGCCCATGTGAAGCAAACGAGCGGCGGGTATCAGGTCATTGGGAAGCAGACCTGATGTTATGTGCCAGATATAAAGCCGTGCTTGTGTTGCAAGAGCGAGTAACGCGTTATACCCATGCGGTTCGCCAGATGACAAAAAAGGCTGAAGATACACTCATAAATATGATGACGTATTTTGCAAATTTACCCCATCATATGAGACGCAGTGTCACATTTGATAAT